Proteins from a genomic interval of Sinorhizobium fredii USDA 257:
- the nifK gene encoding nitrogenase molybdenum-iron protein subunit beta — protein sequence MPQSAEKILDHAPLFREPEYRQMLAEKKLNFECPHPERLVTDQREYSKGWEYREKNLAREALVVNPAKACQPLGAVFAAAGFERTMSFVHGSQGCVAYYRSHLSRHFKEPASAVSSSMTEDAAVFGGLKNLVDGLANTYALYDPKMIAVSTTCMAEVIGDDLHGFIENAKSEGAVPPEFDVPFAHTPAFVGSHVDGYDSMVKGILEHFWKGQARTQAAGTINIIPGFDGFCVGNNRELQRLLTLMGVSYTFIQDASDQFDTPSDGEYRMYDGGTTIKALRAALNAEATLSLQHYNSRKTLEYCREVGQATAAFHYPLGINATDAFLMKVSAISGREIPETIRLERGRLVDAMADSQSWLHGKTYAIYGDPDFVYAMARFVMETGGEPRHCLATNGTAAWQAEMTELLASSPFGKQAKVWPGKDLWALRSLLFTEPVDLLIGNSYGKYLERDTGTPLIRLMFPIFDRHHHHRFPLMGYQGGLRLLTTILDTIFDRLDRETMQTAVTDYSYDLTR from the coding sequence GATACTCGACCATGCGCCGCTGTTTCGCGAGCCGGAATACCGGCAGATGCTCGCGGAGAAGAAGCTGAACTTCGAATGTCCGCACCCCGAACGGCTCGTCACGGACCAGCGCGAATACAGCAAGGGCTGGGAATATCGCGAGAAAAACCTCGCCCGCGAGGCGCTCGTCGTCAACCCCGCCAAGGCCTGTCAACCGTTGGGGGCGGTGTTCGCAGCCGCCGGCTTCGAGCGGACGATGTCGTTCGTCCATGGCAGTCAGGGCTGCGTGGCCTATTATCGCTCGCACTTGTCGCGCCACTTCAAGGAGCCGGCTTCGGCCGTTTCGTCCTCGATGACCGAGGATGCGGCGGTGTTCGGCGGCCTGAAGAACCTGGTCGACGGGCTCGCCAATACCTACGCGCTCTACGATCCGAAGATGATTGCCGTCTCCACCACCTGTATGGCCGAGGTCATCGGCGACGACCTGCATGGCTTCATTGAGAACGCCAAGAGCGAAGGCGCAGTCCCGCCCGAATTCGACGTGCCGTTCGCTCACACGCCCGCCTTCGTCGGCAGCCATGTCGACGGCTATGACAGCATGGTCAAGGGCATCCTGGAGCACTTCTGGAAGGGCCAGGCGCGCACGCAAGCGGCCGGCACGATCAACATCATCCCGGGCTTCGACGGCTTTTGCGTCGGCAACAACCGCGAGCTCCAGCGCCTGCTCACCCTGATGGGCGTGTCCTACACCTTCATCCAGGATGCCTCCGACCAGTTCGATACGCCGTCCGACGGCGAATACCGCATGTATGACGGGGGCACGACGATCAAGGCGCTGAGGGCGGCACTCAATGCCGAGGCGACGCTGTCGCTGCAGCACTACAACAGCCGCAAGACGCTCGAATATTGCCGGGAGGTCGGTCAGGCCACCGCCGCCTTCCATTACCCGCTCGGGATCAACGCCACCGACGCGTTCCTGATGAAGGTGTCGGCGATTTCCGGCCGGGAAATCCCCGAGACGATACGCCTGGAACGCGGCCGGCTGGTCGACGCCATGGCCGACAGCCAATCCTGGCTGCATGGCAAGACATACGCGATCTACGGCGATCCGGACTTCGTCTACGCCATGGCCCGCTTCGTCATGGAGACCGGCGGCGAGCCGCGGCATTGCCTCGCCACCAACGGCACGGCGGCCTGGCAGGCCGAGATGACCGAGCTGCTCGCCTCTTCTCCCTTCGGCAAGCAGGCAAAGGTCTGGCCGGGAAAGGATCTCTGGGCCTTGCGCTCGCTGCTCTTCACCGAGCCGGTCGACCTGCTGATCGGCAATTCCTACGGCAAGTATCTCGAGCGCGATACCGGCACGCCGCTGATCCGGCTGATGTTCCCGATCTTCGACCGCCACCACCACCACCGCTTTCCGCTCATGGGCTACCAGGGCGGCCTGCGCCTGCTGACGACGATCCTCGACACGATCTTCGACCGCCTCGATCGCGAAACGATGCAGACGGCGGTGACCGATTATTCCTATGACCTGACCCGCTAG